GCTCAGGCGACCGCATCTTCCACGGACGTCCCTGATCTGCGATAGAAGCAGGAGCCTTTACTTTTTGCGCGGCTTGGGCTTGGGGAGGCTTGGGAGAAGGGATTTGTCCACGTGCTGGGGCATGAGTGCCTTTATTTCTTCCGTGGTCTGCGCGGCGGGGAATCGTTCGAAAAGGAATTTCAGGTAGGCTTGGGGCTCGATCTCGTTGGCTTTGGCGGTTTCCACCAAGGAAAAGAGCATGGCGCTGGCGTCGGCACCCTTGGGTGCTCCGGCAAAGAGCCAGTTCTTACGGCCTAGGGCCACGGGACGGATGGCGTTCTCGGCCGCG
The Desulfomicrobium apsheronum genome window above contains:
- a CDS encoding transposase domain-containing protein, producing the protein AAENAIRPVALGRKNWLFAGAPKGADASAMLFSLVETAKANEIEPQAYLKFLFERFPAAQTTEEIKALMPQHVDKSLLPSLPKPKPRKK